A genomic window from Silene latifolia isolate original U9 population chromosome Y, ASM4854445v1, whole genome shotgun sequence includes:
- the LOC141633448 gene encoding uncharacterized protein LOC141633448: MKTLFHWCDEEEISASHIALFIRYLTELVQSMQCTNSYGFLCPTLLSKFASFENEENRSDYIIKAMTCTGCESGRKLIFAPYFEDVLHSPLGPSYVDIISADIYWRSSEDNMLILFQIS, from the exons ATGAAGACCTTATTTCATTGGTGTGACGAAGAAGAGATAAGTGCCTCTCACATTGCTTTATTCATCAG GTATTTAACTGAACTGGTACAGAGTATGCAATGTACAAATTCATATGGATTCTTGTGCCCCACGTTATTGTCCAAGTTtgctagttttgaaaatgaagagaATCGGTCAGATTATATTATTAAGGCTATGACATGTACGGGCTGTGAAAGCGGTCGAAAGCTTATTTTTGCTCCATATTTTGAAGA TGTCCTACACAGCCCTTTGGGACCGTCTTATGTGGATATTATATCTGCCGATATATATTGGAGATCATCAGAGGACAATATGTTAATATTATTCCAAAT TTCATGA